The following are from one region of the Gloeomargarita lithophora Alchichica-D10 genome:
- a CDS encoding pentapeptide repeat-containing protein codes for MLELLPVVMSAPDLLDWLRTTLAPLDCTGKGVIDGAQLRVLVEGSAVPPATQVLGCLRAGLPQLVAGEITSLLIFGCLRGEEIPRWAETLTVTPTMRGESVQERLARLKDSLNRQSQMGQKFREQMGTVRPQTIPPMAVPAAASSTVTAAEVRQKLSQGVRDFSQTDLSGLDLSGLDLTGVCLRGADLSRTNLRGCNLSGADLQQAVLRGANLAEANLRRANLNRATMGSEPRSATNLRQADLRQANLAEATLGRVVAVGANFAGANLSRTDLSRADLSQANLTQADLSQADVSRANLSGAGLTDANLSQANLTATDLTWSELIRTNLERADLSEASLNHAKLEAAYLREAVFKGTIMPNGIVTYTAPLE; via the coding sequence ATGCTAGAGCTATTGCCTGTGGTTATGAGTGCTCCCGATTTATTGGATTGGTTGCGGACGACCCTTGCCCCGCTGGATTGTACCGGCAAGGGGGTCATTGATGGTGCCCAACTGCGGGTGCTGGTGGAGGGCAGTGCGGTGCCCCCGGCGACCCAGGTGCTGGGCTGTTTACGGGCTGGGTTACCCCAATTGGTGGCGGGAGAGATCACCTCCCTGTTGATATTTGGCTGTCTGCGGGGGGAGGAGATTCCCCGTTGGGCGGAAACCCTGACCGTGACCCCAACCATGCGGGGGGAGTCGGTGCAGGAGCGGCTGGCGCGCTTGAAAGATAGCCTGAACCGCCAGTCCCAGATGGGGCAGAAGTTTCGGGAACAGATGGGCACGGTGCGCCCCCAAACCATTCCCCCGATGGCGGTACCGGCGGCGGCCAGTTCCACGGTGACCGCAGCGGAAGTCCGGCAAAAATTGAGCCAGGGGGTACGGGATTTTAGCCAGACAGATTTGAGTGGGTTGGATTTAAGTGGTTTGGATTTAACGGGGGTGTGTTTGCGGGGGGCGGATTTGTCCCGCACCAATTTGCGGGGGTGCAACCTGAGCGGGGCGGATTTGCAACAGGCGGTGCTCCGGGGTGCCAATCTGGCGGAAGCGAATCTGCGCCGTGCCAATCTCAACCGGGCCACCATGGGCAGTGAACCCCGCAGTGCCACGAATTTGCGCCAAGCGGACCTGCGGCAGGCCAATCTAGCTGAGGCGACCTTGGGACGGGTGGTGGCGGTGGGTGCCAACTTCGCCGGGGCGAATTTGAGCCGGACGGATTTGAGTCGGGCGGATTTATCCCAGGCCAACCTCACCCAGGCGGATTTGTCCCAGGCGGATGTGTCCCGCGCCAACCTGAGTGGGGCAGGGTTGACCGATGCGAACTTATCCCAAGCCAATCTCACCGCTACGGATTTGACCTGGAGCGAACTGATCCGCACCAATTTGGAACGTGCCGACCTCTCGGAGGCCAGCCTCAACCACGCCAAGCTAGAGGCGGCCTACCTCAGAGAGGCGGTGTTCAAGGGCACGATTATGCCCAATGGCATCGTCACCTATACGGCTCCCCTGGAGTGA
- a CDS encoding pentapeptide repeat-containing protein, with translation MNAEELLERYRSGEREFIGQDLSGADLYKAALNGVNLSEANLTGADLSGAKLTGAYLAGANLTQAKLKQAVLREADLSDCILVGANLAQTKLLGAVLAGADLSRADMSGANLSRADLSGAVLIQGELTSANLTGAYLHRVDGREANFWQADLCRAILREANLAQASFREADLSRAILRLANLQGANLKGASLNGAVLQGANLRSAYLVDADWQRAILTDVELTGATLPNGAVMDAALG, from the coding sequence ATGAACGCAGAGGAACTGTTAGAACGGTATCGCAGCGGGGAACGGGAGTTCATCGGTCAGGATTTGAGCGGGGCGGATTTGTACAAGGCGGCGTTGAATGGGGTGAACCTGAGCGAAGCCAATCTAACCGGGGCGGACTTGAGTGGGGCGAAATTGACGGGGGCTTACTTAGCGGGGGCTAATCTCACCCAGGCGAAGCTCAAACAGGCGGTACTGCGGGAAGCGGATTTGAGTGATTGTATCCTGGTGGGGGCGAATCTTGCCCAGACCAAATTGTTGGGGGCGGTGTTGGCGGGGGCGGATTTGTCCCGGGCGGATATGAGTGGAGCCAACCTGAGTCGGGCGGATTTGAGTGGGGCGGTCCTGATCCAGGGGGAATTGACCAGTGCCAATTTGACGGGAGCCTATTTGCATCGAGTGGATGGGCGGGAGGCGAATTTTTGGCAGGCGGATTTGTGCCGGGCGATCCTGCGGGAAGCGAATTTAGCCCAGGCGAGTTTCCGGGAGGCGGATTTATCCCGGGCGATTTTACGTTTGGCGAATCTCCAGGGGGCAAACCTGAAGGGTGCCAGTTTGAACGGAGCCGTACTCCAGGGAGCCAATTTGCGGTCAGCTTATCTGGTGGATGCCGACTGGCAGAGGGCAATTTTAACCGATGTGGAATTAACCGGTGCCACCTTACCCAACGGGGCGGTGATGGATGCGGCTCTAGGCTGA
- the sufR gene encoding iron-sulfur cluster biosynthesis transcriptional regulator SufR has protein sequence MAPIEQASTKQDILAQLLRRGQATAQGLAAILQVTPQAIRRHLKDLEQEGLIQHMAQAGTMGRPQHQYTLSHKGRGQFPHRYGEFAVDLLATLHQTLGREQLGQILAQQWQSKAVAYREALGQGDLATRIQRLVQLRRAEGYMAEFQATPQGFVVTEHTCAIAAVAETFPRVCDHELELFATALPDCTVKRTHWIVDGQHQCGYLVRPRS, from the coding sequence GTGGCACCAATTGAACAAGCGTCCACTAAACAAGATATTTTAGCCCAGCTATTGCGGCGGGGACAAGCCACCGCCCAGGGCTTAGCGGCAATTTTGCAGGTCACCCCCCAGGCGATCCGCAGGCATTTGAAAGATTTAGAACAGGAGGGTTTGATCCAGCACATGGCTCAGGCGGGAACTATGGGGCGACCCCAGCACCAGTACACCCTCAGCCACAAGGGACGGGGGCAATTTCCCCATCGTTACGGGGAGTTTGCGGTGGATTTGTTGGCGACTTTGCATCAAACCCTAGGGCGGGAGCAGTTGGGGCAGATTTTGGCGCAACAATGGCAATCCAAGGCGGTGGCCTACCGGGAAGCCCTGGGACAGGGAGATTTGGCGACTCGGATTCAGCGGTTGGTGCAGTTGCGGCGCGCTGAGGGGTACATGGCGGAATTTCAAGCCACGCCCCAGGGGTTTGTGGTCACGGAACACACCTGTGCCATCGCCGCCGTAGCGGAAACCTTCCCCCGGGTGTGTGACCATGAATTAGAGCTTTTTGCCACCGCCCTACCCGATTGCACCGTCAAGCGCACCCACTGGATCGTGGATGGCCAACACCAATGCGGTTATTTGGTGCGCCCCCGCTCCTAG
- a CDS encoding AbrB family transcriptional regulator, which yields MPTKSTKPQPLSGEALLVKFEELSDLSNKEKAKACGYYTVIKNGTERINILKFRNALIEAHGIHLDGKGRKPKRSRGGREASYRVRVQSNGNLLIGAAYTKQMNLQPGEEFEISLGRKQIRLSQVSATPSEEA from the coding sequence ATGCCTACGAAATCTACCAAACCCCAACCATTGTCAGGAGAAGCTCTGTTAGTCAAGTTTGAAGAACTGAGTGACTTGAGTAATAAGGAAAAGGCTAAGGCCTGTGGTTACTACACGGTGATCAAAAATGGCACGGAACGGATCAATATCCTGAAATTTCGCAATGCTCTGATTGAAGCACACGGGATTCACTTGGATGGCAAGGGGCGCAAGCCAAAACGCTCTCGGGGTGGCCGGGAAGCCAGCTATCGGGTGCGGGTACAATCTAATGGCAACCTGTTGATTGGGGCGGCTTACACCAAACAAATGAATTTGCAACCGGGCGAGGAATTTGAAATTTCCCTGGGTCGCAAACAAATTCGCCTCAGTCAAGTCAGTGCTACCCCCAGTGAGGAAGCCTGA
- a CDS encoding M48 family metallopeptidase: MMKNQALTRRMMHRWPQRWGAFVAILAFSIFWVVAPVQAQRNGVPWPVLLQRGLEIFQWSNLSDRQEVQLGRQIHQQLLTQEFQVYSDPELQRYVTDIGQRLVGVSDRPNLPYEFTLVRSPQVNAFATMGGFVYVTTGLLKNVEHEAQLAGVIGHEIGHITNRHVVRQLQQLAIAQGISTLLGTDGSRLNAVVIELALRRPRSREHELEADRSGLNYLLRSGYDGRGLLEFLAKLQGQGAPPTFLSTHPAPQARVVALREQMPPNQSGGGTDTQAYRQRVLSRLP; the protein is encoded by the coding sequence ATGATGAAAAACCAAGCCTTAACCCGCCGGATGATGCACCGTTGGCCGCAACGCTGGGGGGCATTTGTGGCCATCCTGGCATTCAGTATTTTTTGGGTGGTGGCACCGGTGCAGGCGCAACGGAATGGCGTGCCCTGGCCGGTACTGCTCCAACGGGGTTTAGAAATTTTCCAATGGAGCAATCTATCCGACCGCCAAGAAGTCCAGTTGGGGCGGCAAATTCACCAGCAGTTACTCACCCAGGAATTTCAGGTCTATAGCGACCCGGAATTACAACGCTACGTCACGGATATTGGTCAACGGCTGGTGGGGGTGAGTGACCGCCCCAATTTGCCCTACGAATTTACCCTGGTGCGGAGTCCCCAGGTGAATGCCTTTGCCACCATGGGCGGGTTTGTTTATGTGACGACTGGGTTGCTCAAAAATGTGGAACATGAGGCGCAGTTGGCGGGGGTGATTGGGCACGAAATTGGGCATATTACCAACCGCCATGTGGTGCGGCAGTTGCAACAGTTGGCGATTGCCCAGGGGATTAGCACCCTGTTGGGGACGGATGGGAGCCGGTTAAATGCGGTGGTGATTGAACTGGCCCTGCGTCGCCCCCGCAGTCGGGAGCATGAACTGGAAGCGGATCGCAGTGGTTTGAATTATTTGCTACGCTCTGGCTATGATGGCCGGGGGTTGTTGGAATTTTTGGCGAAACTGCAAGGCCAGGGGGCACCGCCCACCTTTCTCAGCACCCATCCGGCTCCCCAAGCCCGGGTGGTGGCACTCCGGGAACAAATGCCCCCGAATCAATCCGGTGGCGGTACGGATACCCAAGCCTACCGGCAGCGGGTGTTGAGCCGTTTACCCTAG
- the purQ gene encoding phosphoribosylformylglycinamidine synthase subunit PurQ → MNCAIVVFPGSNCDRDMAGVTEKILRQPTRLVWHGETDLGDTDLVILPGGFSYGDYLRCGVLARFSPVLGAVVRHAQQGKWVLGVCNGFQILTEAGLLPGTLMRNRDLRFVCDQVPVRVERRDLPWTCQYNVNQELTLPIAHGEGCYYAEPEVIASLEQRGQVVFRYQGANPNGSVGDIAGICNPQGNVLGMMPHPERASDADLGGTDGLGLFQGLLAWYGKHACRN, encoded by the coding sequence GTGAACTGCGCTATTGTGGTCTTTCCGGGGTCAAATTGCGACCGGGATATGGCCGGGGTGACGGAAAAAATCCTCCGGCAACCGACGCGCTTGGTCTGGCACGGGGAGACGGATTTGGGGGATACGGATCTGGTGATTTTGCCGGGGGGGTTCAGCTACGGGGATTATCTGCGCTGTGGGGTGTTGGCCCGGTTTTCGCCGGTGCTGGGGGCGGTGGTGCGCCATGCCCAGCAGGGGAAATGGGTCTTGGGGGTGTGCAATGGCTTTCAGATTTTGACGGAGGCGGGCTTACTGCCGGGGACGTTGATGCGGAATCGGGATTTGCGCTTTGTCTGTGACCAGGTGCCGGTGCGGGTGGAACGCCGGGATTTACCCTGGACGTGTCAGTATAATGTAAATCAAGAGTTGACCTTACCCATTGCCCACGGGGAGGGGTGTTATTACGCCGAGCCGGAGGTTATTGCCTCCCTAGAACAGCGGGGGCAGGTGGTGTTTCGTTATCAAGGTGCCAACCCCAATGGCTCGGTGGGGGATATTGCGGGCATTTGCAATCCCCAGGGGAATGTGTTGGGGATGATGCCCCACCCGGAGCGGGCGAGCGATGCAGACTTGGGGGGAACCGACGGTCTGGGGCTATTTCAAGGGCTATTGGCGTGGTATGGTAAACATGCCTGTCGCAATTAG
- the sufB gene encoding Fe-S cluster assembly protein SufB, with protein sequence MVSAPVPTKESTLDQLVSRPYQYGFVTPIEADVIPRGLNEDVIRLISAKKREPDFMLEFRLRAYRHWLTMPVPTWAQVHYPAIDYQNIIYYSAPKAKKQLESLDEVDPELLETFEKLGISLSEQKRLSNVAVDAIFDSVSVATTFKKDLAKYGIIFCSMSEALQEHPELVKKYLGSVVPIGDNYYAALNAAVFSDGSFVYIPPGVRCPLELSTYFRINNGESGQFERTLIVADRDSYVSYLEGCTAPMYDTNQLHAAVVELVALDNAEIKYSTVQNWYAGDKDGKGGIYNFVTKRGLCQGHHSKISWTQVETGSAITWKYPSCVLVGDHSVGEFYSVALTNHYQQADTGSKMVHVGRHTRSRIVSKGISAGHSQNTYRGLVRVNPKAQNARNYTQCDSLLVGHHSQANTLPVIQVHNPTARVEHEASTSKIGDEQLFYCQQRGLGTEAAVAMMISGFCRDVFNQLPMEFAVEADRLLSLKLEGTVG encoded by the coding sequence ATGGTATCTGCGCCCGTCCCGACCAAGGAATCCACCCTGGATCAACTGGTCAGCCGTCCTTATCAGTATGGTTTTGTGACCCCGATTGAAGCGGATGTGATCCCGCGGGGGTTGAATGAGGACGTGATCCGGTTAATTTCTGCCAAAAAGCGGGAGCCGGATTTTATGCTGGAGTTTCGTCTGCGGGCCTATCGCCACTGGTTGACGATGCCAGTCCCCACCTGGGCACAGGTGCATTACCCGGCCATTGATTACCAAAATATCATTTACTATTCTGCGCCAAAAGCGAAAAAGCAACTGGAAAGTTTAGATGAAGTTGACCCGGAATTGTTGGAAACTTTTGAGAAATTAGGCATTTCCCTGTCGGAGCAAAAACGCCTGAGCAATGTGGCGGTGGATGCGATTTTTGATAGCGTTTCTGTCGCTACAACGTTCAAGAAAGATTTAGCCAAATACGGGATTATTTTTTGCTCCATGTCGGAAGCTTTGCAAGAGCATCCCGAACTGGTTAAAAAATATTTGGGTTCGGTGGTGCCGATTGGGGACAATTATTACGCCGCTTTGAACGCTGCCGTATTCAGTGATGGGTCATTTGTGTATATTCCGCCGGGGGTACGTTGCCCCCTGGAATTGTCAACTTATTTTCGGATCAACAATGGGGAATCGGGGCAGTTTGAACGCACTCTGATTGTGGCGGACAGGGACAGTTATGTGAGCTATTTAGAAGGCTGTACCGCCCCCATGTACGACACCAATCAACTACACGCCGCTGTGGTGGAATTGGTGGCTTTGGACAACGCCGAAATCAAATACTCCACGGTGCAAAATTGGTACGCCGGGGACAAGGATGGCAAAGGCGGGATTTATAATTTTGTTACCAAGCGGGGGTTGTGCCAGGGGCATCACTCGAAAATCTCTTGGACGCAGGTGGAAACGGGTTCAGCGATTACTTGGAAATACCCCAGTTGTGTGCTGGTGGGGGATCATTCCGTGGGCGAATTTTACTCGGTGGCCTTGACCAATCATTATCAACAGGCGGATACGGGGAGCAAGATGGTGCATGTGGGTCGCCATACCCGCTCCCGGATTGTCTCCAAGGGGATTTCGGCGGGGCATTCCCAAAACACCTACCGGGGCTTGGTGCGGGTGAATCCCAAAGCCCAGAATGCCCGCAATTACACCCAATGCGATTCGCTGTTGGTCGGCCACCATTCCCAGGCCAATACTTTGCCGGTAATTCAGGTACACAATCCCACCGCCCGGGTGGAACATGAAGCCTCCACTTCTAAAATTGGGGATGAGCAGTTGTTTTATTGTCAGCAACGGGGGTTGGGCACCGAAGCAGCGGTGGCGATGATGATCAGCGGTTTTTGTCGGGATGTGTTTAACCAACTGCCGATGGAATTTGCCGTGGAAGCCGACCGGTTGCTGAGCCTGAAACTCGAAGGCACGGTGGGGTAA
- the purS gene encoding phosphoribosylformylglycinamidine synthase subunit PurS, producing the protein MTAYRAEIFITLKPSVLDPAGTAITKGLQQQQYPGVQEVRIGKYIELTLTAADASTAHAQVEQMCQEVLTNPVIETYRFTLEAGR; encoded by the coding sequence ATGACGGCCTATCGAGCGGAGATTTTTATCACCCTAAAACCTTCAGTCCTTGACCCGGCGGGGACGGCGATTACTAAAGGGTTGCAACAACAGCAGTACCCTGGTGTGCAAGAAGTCCGCATTGGTAAATACATTGAACTAACTTTGACAGCGGCGGATGCATCCACAGCCCACGCCCAGGTGGAACAGATGTGCCAGGAAGTGCTGACCAATCCGGTGATTGAAACCTACCGCTTTACCCTGGAGGCAGGGCGGTGA
- the rpsU gene encoding 30S ribosomal protein S21 has product MTQVVLGENENIESALRRFKRQVSKAGILATVKHRQYFETPQEKRKRKAKNARRKRRYR; this is encoded by the coding sequence ATGACGCAGGTGGTTCTCGGCGAAAACGAAAATATCGAATCGGCTCTGCGCCGCTTCAAACGGCAGGTTTCCAAGGCGGGGATTTTGGCAACCGTCAAACACCGGCAGTACTTTGAAACCCCTCAAGAAAAGCGTAAGCGCAAAGCGAAGAACGCCCGTCGCAAACGTCGCTACCGTTGA
- the argZ gene encoding bifunctional arginine dihydrolase/ornithine cyclodeaminase, giving the protein MNRLRYLMCPPDHYQVNYVINPWMEGNVQRSSQQRAIDQWQKLQAILSQYVQVERLTPAQGWPDMVFTANAGLIVNQTVVLSQFYHPERQGEQPYCRDWFAAQGYQVLELPQGIAFEGAGDALLDRGQGWLWSGYGFRSMLESHPYLAKWLSLEVLSLHLIDKRFYHLDTCFCPLSEGYLLYYPPAFDTYSNHLIERRIPPEKRIPVSEADAIHFACNAVEIDRVILANSMSYPLQERLQKLGFTVITTDLSEFLKAGGAAKCLTLRLDEPLSGMPALAGVTKRLVSLQGHLVDSDLLTEALDRISDGGGSFQIEQFNLGAHRPDPSVMQLWVSAPTEALLDSILNNLIDLGARLPDAPETPVRLERVTQPGVAPEDFYVTTIYPTEIYHQNQWLRVQNQRMDGVIVVTESAATCRLIRDLQAGDQVVCGVDGIHTLHKQNQERGQEFGFMESGVSSERRVELVVEEIAWELRRIRERGGKTVVVAGPVTIHTGGSPHLATLIREGYVQALLGGNAIAVHDLEQNLYGTSLGVDLARGRVVKGGHRHHLKTINLIRRYGSIEAAVGAGVITSGIFYECIRQGVPFSLAGSIRDDGPLPETRMDLLQAQTEYSQLIQGAEMILMLSTMLHSIGVGNMTPAGVKLICVDINPAVVTKLADRGSLESVGVVTDVGLFLSMLVRQLQQLGQPYSLTTG; this is encoded by the coding sequence ATGAATCGTCTGCGCTACCTGATGTGCCCGCCGGATCATTACCAGGTGAACTATGTGATCAACCCTTGGATGGAAGGGAATGTCCAGCGTTCGTCCCAACAACGGGCAATTGATCAGTGGCAAAAATTGCAGGCAATTCTTAGCCAGTATGTCCAGGTAGAACGCCTCACGCCCGCTCAAGGTTGGCCGGATATGGTATTTACCGCCAATGCCGGTTTGATTGTCAATCAGACGGTGGTGTTGAGCCAGTTTTATCACCCAGAGCGGCAGGGGGAACAGCCCTATTGCCGGGATTGGTTCGCCGCCCAGGGCTATCAGGTGCTGGAATTGCCCCAGGGGATTGCCTTTGAGGGGGCGGGGGATGCCCTGCTGGATCGGGGGCAAGGGTGGTTGTGGTCTGGGTATGGGTTTCGCTCGATGTTGGAATCCCATCCTTATTTAGCTAAGTGGTTATCCTTAGAAGTGCTATCTTTACATTTAATTGACAAGCGTTTTTATCATTTGGACACCTGTTTTTGTCCCTTGAGTGAGGGTTATTTACTTTATTATCCTCCAGCGTTTGATACCTATTCCAATCATTTAATTGAACGACGCATTCCCCCGGAAAAACGGATTCCCGTAAGCGAAGCGGATGCGATTCACTTTGCCTGTAATGCGGTGGAAATTGACCGGGTGATCCTTGCCAATTCCATGAGCTATCCCCTCCAAGAACGTTTGCAAAAGTTAGGATTTACGGTGATTACCACGGATTTAAGTGAGTTTCTCAAGGCGGGGGGGGCGGCCAAATGTTTGACCCTGCGCCTGGATGAGCCGCTGTCGGGAATGCCAGCGTTGGCGGGGGTTACCAAGCGCTTGGTGTCCCTGCAAGGGCATCTGGTGGACAGTGATTTGTTGACGGAAGCCCTAGACCGGATTAGCGATGGGGGGGGCAGTTTTCAAATTGAGCAGTTTAATTTGGGTGCCCATCGTCCCGACCCGTCGGTAATGCAGTTGTGGGTATCGGCACCGACGGAAGCCCTGTTGGACAGCATTTTGAATAATTTGATTGACCTGGGTGCCCGTTTGCCCGATGCGCCGGAAACCCCGGTGCGCTTGGAGCGAGTGACCCAACCGGGCGTAGCCCCGGAGGATTTTTATGTCACCACTATTTATCCCACGGAAATTTATCACCAAAACCAATGGCTGAGGGTGCAAAACCAACGCATGGATGGGGTAATTGTCGTTACCGAATCTGCCGCTACCTGCCGTTTGATTCGGGATTTGCAGGCGGGCGACCAGGTGGTGTGCGGCGTGGATGGTATTCATACGTTGCATAAACAAAATCAGGAACGGGGTCAGGAATTTGGCTTCATGGAATCCGGGGTATCCAGCGAGCGGCGGGTGGAATTGGTGGTGGAAGAAATCGCCTGGGAATTGCGCCGCATCCGGGAGCGGGGCGGGAAAACCGTAGTGGTGGCGGGGCCGGTGACCATCCACACCGGGGGTAGTCCCCATTTGGCGACCCTGATCCGGGAAGGGTATGTGCAAGCCCTGTTGGGGGGGAATGCGATTGCGGTGCATGATTTAGAACAAAATCTGTACGGCACGTCCCTGGGGGTGGATTTGGCACGGGGGCGGGTGGTGAAGGGCGGTCATCGGCACCATTTGAAAACCATCAATTTAATTCGCCGTTACGGAAGTATTGAAGCCGCTGTTGGTGCCGGGGTGATTACGTCGGGAATTTTCTATGAATGTATTCGCCAGGGGGTGCCCTTTTCCTTGGCGGGTTCGATTCGAGATGATGGCCCTTTGCCGGAAACTCGTATGGATTTACTGCAAGCGCAAACCGAATACAGCCAACTCATCCAAGGGGCGGAAATGATTTTGATGCTTTCGACGATGTTGCATTCGATTGGGGTGGGGAACATGACTCCGGCGGGGGTGAAATTGATTTGCGTGGATATTAACCCGGCGGTGGTGACCAAATTGGCGGATCGGGGTTCCTTGGAATCTGTCGGGGTGGTGACCGATGTGGGTTTATTTTTGAGTATGCTGGTGCGCCAGTTGCAACAGTTGGGGCAACCCTACAGCCTGACCACCGGGTAG
- a CDS encoding DUF3181 family protein: MMSDPQVTEIIARLAADLGDRVYMDIARWHLYLKDAHLDKILAQRLYTQMQQGGLGQDQALGILREILVDIGGGRRQIPLLDLVPVQGQLAYIDVVEDFQKRLT; the protein is encoded by the coding sequence ATGATGAGCGACCCCCAGGTTACCGAAATCATTGCCCGCTTGGCCGCCGACCTGGGCGACCGGGTATATATGGACATTGCCCGTTGGCATTTGTATCTCAAAGATGCCCACCTGGACAAAATCCTCGCCCAACGTCTTTACACCCAAATGCAGCAAGGTGGCCTAGGTCAAGACCAAGCCCTCGGCATTTTGCGGGAAATTCTGGTGGATATTGGTGGTGGTCGCCGCCAAATTCCCCTGCTGGATTTGGTGCCGGTGCAGGGACAGTTGGCTTATATAGATGTCGTGGAAGATTTCCAGAAACGCTTGACTTAA